In one window of Rhizobium sp. ACO-34A DNA:
- a CDS encoding ABC transporter permease gives MRLRDIPVSAWVGILGILLAFICAVFAPFIAPFGEREIVGGVWEPMGGAYPLGTDNLGRDLLSRMIFGARTTLFVALAATVLSFSLGIFLSFTAAVSRGLIDQTLSRFNDLMMSIPTLIFALVVLAVLPQNLFVLILVMAILDSTRVYRLGRAVALDVAVMEFVEAARLRGEGKLWIIFREILPNTLSPLLAEFGLRFAFSILFLSTLSFLGLGIQPPAADWGGMVKDNKDGIIFGISAALVPGSAIAALAVCVNLVVDWLLKRTSSLKGGRGDA, from the coding sequence ATGAGGCTGAGAGATATCCCTGTTAGCGCCTGGGTCGGCATCCTCGGTATCCTCCTGGCCTTTATCTGTGCGGTCTTCGCACCCTTCATCGCTCCCTTCGGCGAACGCGAGATCGTCGGCGGCGTCTGGGAACCGATGGGCGGCGCTTATCCGCTCGGCACCGACAATCTCGGCCGCGACCTCCTTTCGCGCATGATCTTCGGCGCCCGCACGACCCTGTTCGTGGCGCTTGCCGCCACCGTGTTGTCTTTCTCGCTCGGCATTTTCCTGAGCTTTACGGCAGCAGTGTCGCGCGGCCTGATCGACCAGACACTGTCACGCTTCAACGACCTGATGATGTCGATCCCCACGCTGATCTTCGCACTGGTCGTTCTCGCCGTGCTGCCGCAGAACCTGTTCGTCCTGATCCTCGTCATGGCGATCCTCGACAGTACCCGCGTCTATCGCCTCGGCCGCGCCGTGGCGCTCGATGTCGCGGTCATGGAATTCGTGGAGGCGGCAAGGCTTCGCGGCGAAGGCAAGCTCTGGATCATCTTCCGGGAAATCCTGCCCAACACGCTTTCGCCGCTTCTGGCCGAATTCGGCCTGCGCTTCGCCTTCTCCATCCTGTTCCTTTCCACCCTCTCCTTCCTCGGCCTCGGCATCCAGCCGCCGGCCGCCGACTGGGGCGGCATGGTGAAGGACAACAAGGACGGCATCATTTTCGGCATTTCCGCAGCCCTCGTTCCGGGCTCGGCCATCGCCGCCCTTGCCGTCTGCGTCAACCTGGTGGTCGACTGGCTGCTGAAACGAACCTCCAGCCTGAAGGGAGGCCGCGGCGATGCCTGA
- a CDS encoding transcriptional regulator yields the protein MDALVDNLRTACSTQRSISQVCREIGINRQQFNRYINGEAKPSAHNLARIAAFFGLTPADFQLPERSFGQKLRRPSLGGAEGVVDVFQGFPGDIAALRRHVGYYQTYHLSPSWPGLVVCSYSRLYEEEGLIRVRSVERIRDAEREILQFSKYVGLAAFWRNRIFITERNIGRNTMLSQTILMPFEAHQRVYLRGTTMGVSWRKENLPYASRMIWRYIGREPDIRQMLSRCGVLPLSSRHLPPTVRTFLEGPSADVLTVPTEY from the coding sequence ATGGATGCCCTTGTCGATAACCTCCGGACAGCTTGCTCGACACAACGCTCGATCTCCCAGGTGTGCCGGGAGATCGGGATCAACCGCCAGCAGTTCAATCGCTACATCAACGGCGAGGCAAAGCCGTCTGCCCACAATCTGGCGCGGATCGCTGCGTTCTTCGGCCTGACGCCGGCAGATTTCCAGCTGCCGGAGCGTTCCTTCGGGCAGAAGCTTCGCAGGCCTTCGCTCGGGGGAGCGGAGGGCGTCGTCGATGTCTTTCAGGGATTTCCGGGCGATATCGCGGCGTTGCGTCGGCATGTCGGATATTACCAGACGTATCATCTGTCGCCGTCGTGGCCGGGGCTGGTGGTCTGTTCCTACAGCCGGCTCTACGAGGAGGAGGGGCTGATCCGCGTTCGCTCGGTGGAGCGTATCCGCGATGCCGAGCGGGAGATCCTGCAGTTTTCGAAATATGTCGGACTGGCGGCGTTCTGGCGCAACCGCATCTTCATCACCGAGCGCAACATCGGACGCAACACGATGCTGTCGCAGACGATCCTGATGCCATTCGAAGCCCATCAGCGGGTCTATCTGCGCGGTACGACAATGGGCGTGTCATGGCGAAAGGAAAACCTACCTTATGCATCGCGGATGATCTGGCGCTATATCGGGCGGGAACCGGATATCCGCCAGATGCTGTCGCGCTGCGGTGTCCTGCCGCTTTCATCGCGGCATCTGCCGCCGACGGTCAGGACCTTTCTCGAGGGGCCGTCGGCAGACGTTCTCACTGTGCCGACGGAATATTGA
- a CDS encoding peptidase, with amino-acid sequence MSGIRPFQVIENQWIILKDGTRLAARIWMPDGAEADPVPAVFEFLPYRKRDGTCLRDESTYPSFAEAGIAGVRVDIRGSGESDGVIDGEYTPLELANACELIAWIAEQPWSNGSVGMMGISWGGFNCLQVAAMRPPALKAVISIASTTDRYNDDIHYKDGCHLSAQLSWAATMQGYQARSPDPALVGDRWKEMWLERLENEPFFMEEWLTHQRRDDFWKHGSICEDFSAFQVPALVIAGWADGYRNTPLKAAEGLGPKAKALIGPWVHKYPHFAWPKPRADFLGEAIRWWNRWLRDETNGIEDTPQVRAYIMDGIRPAPRRDFDPGRWIAKATWSEPEYQSFAIDAHGTLVTGNPAGAGAGDIFLKSPLDTGTASGEWFTLKPDAEMAIDQRSDDAGSLCFETAPLTQDVDYLGRPVLTLEVACDADWANLIARVVDVHPDGTAYRVSFGVLNLAHRESNENPKAMPHGKKVKVTVTLDACGYRFRAGHRIRVALSTAYWPMVLPAPFDPGLTVDTASLSLALPLLGAHDEIAVKEPDNPDPLPKYISHEPGETQRQVLRDLSGNSTTYYLLEDTGLSEHPDTGLSTRQIHEEAWSITPGDPLSMAGTSTWTCDMVRPGWTVRSVATSTMTCTETEWLIEAHVTAHEGHALVFERHFERRIARDFM; translated from the coding sequence ATGTCTGGCATACGCCCATTCCAAGTCATCGAGAACCAGTGGATCATCCTGAAGGACGGCACACGCCTTGCCGCCCGCATCTGGATGCCGGACGGGGCGGAAGCCGATCCCGTGCCGGCGGTTTTCGAGTTCCTGCCTTATCGCAAGCGCGACGGAACCTGCCTGCGGGACGAGTCGACCTATCCGTCTTTCGCGGAGGCCGGCATTGCCGGCGTCCGCGTCGACATCCGGGGCTCCGGTGAATCGGATGGCGTCATCGATGGCGAGTACACCCCGCTGGAACTCGCCAATGCCTGCGAACTCATCGCCTGGATCGCCGAGCAGCCGTGGTCGAACGGCTCGGTCGGCATGATGGGAATTTCCTGGGGTGGCTTCAACTGCCTGCAGGTGGCCGCGATGCGGCCGCCTGCGCTCAAAGCGGTCATCTCTATCGCCTCGACCACCGACCGCTACAACGACGATATCCACTACAAGGACGGCTGCCATCTCTCGGCCCAGCTTTCCTGGGCGGCAACCATGCAGGGCTATCAGGCCCGCTCGCCCGACCCGGCGCTCGTCGGCGACCGCTGGAAGGAAATGTGGCTCGAGCGACTGGAAAACGAACCCTTCTTCATGGAGGAATGGCTCACGCATCAGCGCCGTGACGACTTCTGGAAACACGGCTCGATCTGCGAAGATTTTTCCGCCTTCCAGGTGCCCGCGCTGGTGATTGCCGGCTGGGCGGACGGCTATCGCAATACGCCGCTCAAGGCCGCGGAAGGCCTCGGCCCCAAGGCCAAGGCACTGATCGGCCCATGGGTCCACAAATATCCGCATTTCGCCTGGCCGAAGCCCCGCGCCGATTTCCTCGGCGAGGCGATCCGCTGGTGGAACCGCTGGCTGCGTGACGAAACGAACGGCATCGAGGATACGCCGCAGGTACGCGCCTATATCATGGACGGCATCCGCCCCGCCCCACGCCGCGACTTCGACCCCGGTCGCTGGATCGCCAAGGCGACATGGAGCGAGCCGGAATATCAGTCCTTCGCAATAGACGCCCATGGAACACTCGTCACCGGCAATCCGGCTGGAGCGGGCGCTGGAGACATCTTCCTGAAGTCGCCGCTCGATACCGGCACAGCCTCGGGCGAATGGTTTACCCTGAAGCCCGATGCGGAAATGGCAATCGACCAGCGCAGCGACGACGCCGGTTCCCTCTGCTTCGAGACCGCGCCGCTCACACAGGATGTCGACTACCTCGGCCGTCCCGTTCTGACCTTGGAAGTGGCCTGCGACGCGGACTGGGCCAACCTGATTGCCCGCGTCGTCGATGTCCATCCCGATGGCACCGCCTATCGCGTCTCGTTCGGTGTCCTCAATCTGGCGCATCGCGAAAGCAATGAAAATCCCAAGGCGATGCCGCATGGCAAGAAGGTCAAGGTGACCGTGACGCTCGACGCCTGCGGTTATCGTTTCCGGGCCGGTCACAGGATCCGCGTCGCGCTTTCGACCGCCTATTGGCCGATGGTGCTCCCGGCGCCCTTCGATCCGGGGCTGACAGTCGATACGGCCAGCCTGTCGCTCGCCCTGCCCCTCCTCGGCGCTCATGATGAAATCGCGGTGAAGGAGCCGGACAATCCGGACCCGTTGCCGAAATACATCAGCCATGAACCGGGCGAGACCCAGCGGCAGGTGCTGCGCGATCTCTCCGGCAACAGCACGACCTACTATCTGCTGGAGGATACAGGCCTTTCCGAACATCCGGACACCGGCCTCTCCACCCGCCAGATCCACGAGGAAGCCTGGTCGATCACGCCCGGTGATCCGCTGTCCATGGCGGGAACCTCGACCTGGACCTGCGATATGGTTCGTCCCGGCTGGACGGTTCGCTCGGTCGCAACCTCGACCATGACCTGCACCGAGACCGAATGGCTGATCGAGGCGCATGTGACGGCCCACGAAGGCCATGCACTTGTCTTTGAGCGACATTTCGAGCGCCGTATCGCACGTGATTTCATGTGA
- a CDS encoding alcohol dehydrogenase encodes MKAMLYERFGESPEVIDVPDPSPPQAGVVLSITATGLCRSDWHGWKGHDSDINLPHVPGHEFAGVVEAVGPEVKRFKVGDRVTVPFVSGCGHCYECKSGNSQVCEGQFQPGFTHWGSYAELMALDYADHNLVKLPDAIDDATAASLGCRFATSFRAVVDQGRLKGGEWLAVHGCGGVGLSAIMIGKALGANVVAIDISEEKLALARSLGASVTINSTRETDVPVAVRDATGGGVHVSIDALGHPTTCCNSIVNLRRRGRHVQVGLMLADHATPQLPMDRVIAHELEIYGSHGMQAWRYDAMLAMIEAGTLQPQKLIGRHISLTEAVPALMAMDSFAENGITIIDRFE; translated from the coding sequence ATGAAGGCGATGCTTTACGAGCGTTTCGGCGAATCCCCTGAGGTGATCGATGTTCCCGATCCGTCGCCGCCGCAAGCCGGTGTCGTCCTCAGCATCACCGCGACAGGCCTCTGCCGCAGTGACTGGCACGGCTGGAAGGGACACGACTCCGATATCAACCTGCCGCATGTCCCCGGCCACGAATTCGCCGGTGTGGTCGAGGCTGTCGGACCGGAAGTGAAACGCTTCAAGGTCGGCGACCGCGTGACCGTACCTTTCGTCTCCGGCTGCGGCCATTGCTACGAATGCAAATCGGGTAACAGCCAGGTCTGCGAGGGACAGTTCCAGCCCGGCTTCACCCATTGGGGCAGCTACGCCGAGCTCATGGCGCTCGATTACGCCGACCACAATCTCGTGAAACTCCCCGATGCAATCGATGACGCAACGGCGGCAAGTCTCGGCTGCCGCTTCGCAACCTCGTTTCGCGCTGTCGTCGACCAAGGGCGGCTCAAGGGCGGCGAGTGGCTGGCGGTGCACGGCTGCGGCGGCGTCGGCCTTTCCGCCATCATGATCGGCAAGGCGCTCGGCGCCAACGTCGTGGCAATCGACATCTCCGAGGAAAAACTCGCTCTGGCCCGCTCGCTCGGCGCTTCCGTCACGATCAACTCGACGCGGGAGACGGACGTGCCCGTTGCCGTGCGCGACGCCACCGGCGGCGGCGTTCACGTCTCCATCGATGCGCTCGGACATCCCACCACCTGCTGCAATTCGATCGTCAACCTGCGCCGGCGCGGTCGCCACGTTCAGGTTGGCCTGATGCTCGCCGATCACGCAACGCCGCAATTGCCCATGGACCGCGTCATCGCCCACGAACTGGAGATCTACGGCAGCCATGGCATGCAGGCCTGGCGCTATGACGCGATGCTCGCGATGATCGAAGCCGGCACATTGCAGCCACAGAAACTGATCGGCAGGCACATATCGCTGACGGAAGCGGTCCCCGCCCTGATGGCCATGGACAGCTTCGCCGAAAACGGCATCACGATCATCGACCGGTTCGAGTAA
- a CDS encoding chemotaxis protein, giving the protein MSMLSLGLGSDASRIVEALNRSLAIIEFDLEGNILDANDNFCRVMGYQKSEIVGRHHRIFVDPAEANSPAYREFWRKLAGGKFDQQQYKRIGKGGRTVWIEATYNPVFRGSKPYKVVKTATDITAAKLQSLDSTGKISALSRSQAIIEFTPKGEIISANENFLGLMGYSLQEIKGRHHSMFCEQEYANSTDYSAFWNSLASGEFQSDQFTRVNRNGEKVHIQATYNPILDETGKVWKVVKFANDVTGRVRAMDELAAGLHRLADCNIRMTMDHPFSSEFEPLRHDFNISIAKFQETLVEVLAETAQLKSNSAEMREGSEHLANRSEQQASSLEETSAALEQITATIRESTNRTNDTRSLVRDAHKAATASVEVVKSTVAAMGRIEGASKEIANIIDVIDEIAFQTNLLALNAGVEAARAGESGKGFAVVAQEVRELAQRSAKAAQEIAQLITHSSDEVKEGVRLVADTGDALNRIETFVHSIDLNVEAIATAAVEQSRRLSEISTAVNALDQVTQQNTSMVGSMKGISLALAEGAEKLVVLVNRFKLNRRKIIRETGESIPATAHARRAA; this is encoded by the coding sequence ATGTCCATGCTTTCCCTCGGCCTCGGTTCTGATGCCTCCCGCATCGTCGAGGCGTTGAACCGTTCGCTCGCCATCATCGAGTTCGATCTGGAAGGTAACATCCTCGACGCCAACGACAATTTCTGCCGCGTAATGGGCTATCAGAAGAGCGAGATCGTCGGCCGGCATCACCGCATTTTCGTCGATCCGGCAGAAGCGAACTCGCCTGCCTACCGCGAATTCTGGCGCAAGCTCGCAGGCGGCAAATTCGATCAGCAGCAGTACAAGCGCATCGGCAAGGGCGGACGGACTGTCTGGATCGAGGCGACCTACAACCCGGTCTTCCGCGGCAGCAAGCCTTACAAGGTGGTGAAGACCGCGACCGACATCACCGCCGCAAAGCTTCAATCTCTGGATAGCACCGGCAAGATCTCGGCGCTCTCACGCTCGCAGGCGATTATCGAATTCACGCCCAAGGGCGAAATCATCTCGGCCAACGAGAACTTTCTCGGCCTGATGGGTTATAGCCTGCAGGAGATCAAGGGCCGCCATCATTCCATGTTCTGCGAACAGGAATACGCCAACTCCACCGACTACAGCGCCTTCTGGAACAGCCTTGCCTCCGGCGAGTTCCAGTCCGACCAGTTCACTCGCGTAAACAGGAACGGCGAAAAGGTTCATATTCAGGCGACCTACAATCCGATCCTGGATGAGACCGGCAAGGTCTGGAAGGTCGTGAAGTTCGCCAACGACGTCACCGGCCGCGTCCGGGCCATGGACGAACTTGCAGCAGGCCTCCATCGGCTGGCCGACTGCAATATCCGCATGACGATGGACCATCCGTTCTCTTCGGAATTCGAGCCCCTGCGCCACGACTTCAACATCTCCATCGCCAAGTTTCAGGAGACGCTGGTCGAGGTTCTCGCCGAAACGGCACAGCTCAAGTCCAACAGCGCCGAAATGCGCGAAGGTTCCGAGCATCTGGCCAATCGGTCCGAGCAGCAGGCCTCTTCGCTCGAAGAGACCTCCGCCGCGCTGGAGCAGATCACCGCCACCATCAGGGAATCCACCAACCGGACGAACGACACCCGCTCGCTGGTCCGTGACGCCCACAAGGCGGCAACGGCTTCCGTGGAAGTGGTGAAGTCGACGGTCGCCGCCATGGGGCGCATCGAAGGCGCCTCCAAGGAAATCGCCAACATCATCGACGTCATCGACGAGATTGCCTTCCAGACGAACCTGCTGGCCCTCAATGCCGGCGTCGAAGCCGCACGCGCAGGCGAAAGCGGCAAGGGCTTTGCCGTCGTGGCGCAGGAAGTTCGCGAACTGGCACAGCGTTCGGCCAAGGCCGCTCAGGAGATCGCGCAGCTCATCACCCACTCCTCCGACGAGGTGAAGGAAGGTGTAAGGCTCGTGGCCGACACCGGCGACGCGCTGAACCGCATCGAGACCTTCGTCCACTCGATCGATCTGAACGTGGAAGCAATCGCGACCGCCGCCGTTGAACAGTCTCGTCGGCTGTCCGAGATCAGCACGGCCGTCAACGCTCTCGATCAGGTAACCCAGCAGAACACTTCCATGGTTGGCAGCATGAAGGGCATCAGCCTCGCGCTCGCCGAAGGTGCGGAGAAGCTCGTCGTGCTGGTCAACCGCTTCAAGCTGAACCGGCGCAAGATCATTCGCGAAACGGGTGAGTCCATACCTGCAACGGCGCACGCACGCCGGGCAGCCTGA
- a CDS encoding peptide ABC transporter substrate-binding protein has translation MSDFTRNTTSLILPASVSRRGFLGGTAALGGLAAFGGALLPQSARAQEAKRGGHLKLGLKGGATSDVLDPASYSASVLFVVGRLWGDTLVESDPKTGAPLPALATSWEPSADASVWTFKIRSDVAFHDGSKMTVSDIVATLKRHSDANSKSGALGLLSSITAIEEKAGDLILTLKEGNADLPLMLTDYHLIIQPKGGVENPAAAIGTGPYVLKSFEAGVRATFEKNASDWRSDRGFVDSVEIIVMNDATARIAALSSGQVHFINTVDPKTVPLLKRAPKVEIVRSSGKGFYSFLMHCDTAPFDNNDLRLALKYAVDRQAILDQVLGGFGTLGNDYPVNGNYALAPENIEQRLYDPDKAAFHFKKSGLDRPVLLRTSDAAFPGAVDAAILFQESAKKAGIEIEVKREPEDGYWTNVWNAQPFCASYWGGRPTQDSRYSTSYLSTAEWNDTRFKREDFDKMLLEARSELDDTKRKALYHSMALMVRDEGGLILPVFNDYIMAASNTLKGFVDDIGNDMSNGYIGSRVWFDA, from the coding sequence ATGTCCGACTTCACCAGAAACACCACCAGCCTCATCCTGCCTGCGAGCGTCAGCCGCCGCGGTTTCCTCGGCGGCACGGCGGCCCTTGGCGGCCTTGCTGCCTTCGGCGGTGCCCTTCTTCCCCAGTCCGCGCGGGCACAGGAAGCCAAGCGCGGCGGCCATCTCAAGCTCGGCCTCAAGGGCGGCGCGACGAGCGACGTGCTTGACCCCGCAAGCTACAGCGCCTCCGTTCTCTTCGTGGTCGGTCGCCTCTGGGGCGACACCCTCGTCGAGTCGGATCCGAAGACCGGCGCTCCGCTGCCCGCACTCGCCACCTCGTGGGAGCCTTCCGCTGACGCCTCCGTCTGGACCTTCAAGATCCGCAGCGACGTTGCCTTCCATGACGGCAGCAAGATGACCGTCTCCGACATCGTCGCCACGCTGAAGCGCCACTCCGATGCAAACTCCAAGTCCGGCGCGCTCGGCCTGCTTTCCTCCATCACCGCCATCGAGGAAAAGGCCGGCGATCTCATCCTGACACTCAAGGAAGGCAATGCCGACCTGCCGCTGATGCTGACCGACTATCACCTGATCATCCAGCCCAAGGGCGGCGTCGAGAACCCGGCCGCCGCCATCGGCACCGGCCCTTATGTCCTGAAGAGCTTCGAGGCAGGCGTCCGCGCGACCTTCGAGAAGAACGCAAGCGACTGGCGCTCCGATCGCGGTTTTGTCGACAGCGTCGAGATCATCGTCATGAACGATGCGACGGCCCGCATCGCTGCCCTCTCCTCCGGTCAGGTCCACTTCATCAACACCGTGGACCCGAAGACCGTGCCGCTCCTCAAGCGCGCGCCGAAGGTCGAGATCGTGCGCAGCTCCGGCAAGGGCTTCTACAGCTTCCTGATGCATTGCGACACGGCACCGTTCGACAACAACGACCTGCGTCTTGCCCTGAAATACGCCGTCGACCGTCAGGCGATCCTCGATCAGGTTCTCGGTGGCTTCGGCACGCTCGGCAACGATTATCCGGTCAACGGCAACTATGCTCTCGCGCCCGAAAACATCGAGCAGCGCTTGTATGACCCGGACAAGGCGGCCTTCCACTTCAAGAAGTCCGGCCTCGACCGCCCGGTCCTGCTGCGCACGTCCGACGCGGCCTTCCCCGGCGCTGTCGATGCCGCCATCCTCTTCCAGGAAAGCGCCAAGAAGGCCGGCATCGAGATCGAGGTGAAGCGCGAGCCGGAAGACGGCTACTGGACCAACGTGTGGAACGCCCAGCCCTTCTGCGCATCCTACTGGGGCGGCCGCCCGACTCAGGATTCCCGCTACTCCACCTCCTATCTGTCGACGGCGGAATGGAACGATACCCGTTTCAAGCGCGAGGATTTCGACAAGATGCTGCTCGAGGCGCGCTCCGAACTCGACGACACCAAGCGCAAGGCGCTCTACCACAGCATGGCGCTGATGGTGCGCGACGAAGGCGGCCTGATCCTGCCGGTGTTCAACGACTACATCATGGCGGCTTCGAACACGCTCAAGGGCTTTGTCGATGATATCGGTAATGACATGTCGAACGGCTATATCGGTAGCCGCGTCTGGTTCGACGCCTGA
- a CDS encoding ABC transporter, whose protein sequence is MPELLSVRNLKIEATSYPPGEPPKNVTIVEGVSFDLQKGKVLGLIGESGAGKSTIGLSALAYGRGGVRITGGEVLLDGNNILALDKSGIRKVRGARVCYVAQSAAAAFNPAHKLGDQVIEATLTHRLMTVEEARARAVYLFGVLGLPDPAHFGDRYPHQVSGGQLQRAMTAMALCPNPELIVFDEPTTALDVTTQIDVLAAIKHAIEETHTAALYITHDLAVVAQISDDIMVLRHGKTIEYGTAQQIIEEPRQDYTRALVNVRQAKKDEAAEQSSALLKVENITAGYPNGFRVLHDVSLHLPKGQTLAVVGESGSGKSTLARVITGLLPPLQGSISFDGRQLPPALAGRSRDDLRRIQLIYQMADTAMNPRQTVRDIIGRPLTFYYGLHGAAKTARVKELLEQIEMGSGFVDRFPAELSGGQKQRVAIARALAAKPELLLCDEPTSALDPLVAEGILKLLMRLQEETQLSYVFITHDIAIVRAIADSVAVMHKGRLVRFGPKSKVLEPPFDDYTDLLLKSVPEMEIGWLEKALATRKMASAGN, encoded by the coding sequence ATGCCTGAACTTCTTTCCGTCCGCAATCTCAAGATCGAAGCCACCAGCTATCCGCCGGGCGAGCCGCCGAAGAATGTCACCATCGTCGAAGGCGTCTCCTTCGATCTGCAGAAGGGCAAGGTTCTCGGCCTGATCGGCGAATCCGGCGCCGGCAAGTCCACCATCGGCCTGTCAGCACTGGCCTATGGCCGAGGCGGCGTGCGCATCACCGGCGGCGAAGTGCTGCTGGACGGCAACAATATCCTGGCGCTCGACAAGAGTGGCATCCGCAAGGTGCGCGGCGCCCGCGTCTGTTATGTGGCGCAATCCGCCGCAGCCGCCTTCAACCCGGCCCACAAGCTGGGTGATCAGGTGATCGAGGCGACACTCACCCACAGGCTGATGACCGTCGAGGAAGCCCGCGCCCGCGCCGTATACCTCTTCGGCGTGCTCGGACTGCCCGACCCGGCGCACTTCGGCGACCGTTATCCGCATCAGGTATCCGGCGGCCAGCTGCAGCGCGCCATGACGGCGATGGCGCTCTGCCCGAACCCCGAACTGATCGTCTTCGACGAGCCGACGACGGCCCTCGACGTCACCACCCAGATCGACGTGCTGGCAGCGATCAAGCACGCCATCGAGGAAACCCACACCGCAGCACTCTACATCACCCATGACCTCGCGGTCGTCGCTCAGATCTCCGACGACATCATGGTGCTGCGCCACGGCAAGACCATCGAATATGGCACCGCGCAGCAGATTATCGAGGAGCCACGGCAGGACTACACCCGCGCTCTGGTGAATGTCCGTCAGGCGAAGAAGGACGAAGCCGCGGAACAGTCGAGCGCGCTGCTCAAGGTCGAGAACATCACAGCCGGTTATCCGAACGGCTTCCGGGTTCTGCACGATGTCTCGCTGCATTTGCCGAAGGGCCAGACGCTGGCCGTCGTCGGCGAAAGCGGCTCGGGCAAGTCGACGCTCGCCCGCGTCATTACCGGCCTCCTGCCCCCTCTTCAGGGCAGCATCAGCTTCGACGGACGCCAGTTGCCGCCGGCGCTTGCCGGCCGCTCGCGCGATGACCTGCGCCGCATCCAGCTCATCTACCAGATGGCCGATACGGCGATGAACCCGCGCCAGACCGTGCGCGACATCATCGGCCGTCCACTGACCTTCTATTACGGCCTCCACGGCGCGGCGAAGACCGCCCGGGTGAAGGAGCTGCTGGAACAGATCGAAATGGGCTCCGGCTTCGTCGACCGCTTCCCGGCGGAGCTTTCAGGCGGCCAGAAGCAGCGCGTGGCGATTGCCCGGGCGCTCGCAGCGAAGCCCGAACTGCTGCTCTGCGACGAGCCGACCTCGGCGCTCGATCCGCTGGTGGCAGAGGGCATCCTGAAGCTCCTCATGCGCCTGCAGGAGGAAACCCAGCTTTCCTATGTCTTCATCACCCATGACATCGCCATCGTCCGCGCCATTGCAGACAGCGTGGCAGTCATGCACAAGGGCCGCCTCGTGCGCTTTGGCCCGAAGTCAAAAGTGCTGGAGCCTCCCTTCGACGACTACACTGACCTTCTCCTCAAGTCCGTCCCGGAAATGGAAATCGGCTGGCTGGAAAAGGCGTTGGCGACACGAAAGATGGCAAGCGCCGGAAATTGA